A genomic segment from Gemmatimonadota bacterium encodes:
- a CDS encoding rhomboid family intramembrane serine protease → MPPPTSMICPGCGYLINTDEKRCPHCGAYNPSLWGLGPALNRLFGGRIDVLTLIPTACIALYAVSLLLDLGAALSMGGGLFGMLSPGNIPLIVLGMTHGEAPWWTVLTATYLHGSLLHILFNVLWIRQLGPEVGQFFGPARYFIIYTVAGAIGFILSNLISGYPTVGASGAIFGLFAAIIVYGRKQKTQMMSLMTRQMWQWAIMLFVLGFLMSGVNNWAHLGGFIGGWIAAQILVSSAEYREGRITILIALLCLLLTVLGFVLSILEYFPLLLS, encoded by the coding sequence ATGCCACCTCCCACCTCCATGATCTGCCCAGGCTGTGGCTACCTCATCAATACCGATGAGAAAAGATGCCCCCATTGCGGCGCTTATAATCCCAGTCTCTGGGGTCTCGGTCCCGCGCTGAACCGGCTTTTTGGCGGTCGCATCGATGTCCTCACCCTGATACCCACCGCGTGTATTGCCCTTTACGCAGTCAGTCTATTGCTCGACCTCGGCGCCGCACTGTCTATGGGCGGCGGGCTTTTTGGCATGCTCAGCCCCGGCAATATCCCGCTGATCGTTCTCGGTATGACCCATGGCGAGGCCCCCTGGTGGACTGTCCTCACCGCGACATATCTTCACGGCAGCCTCCTCCACATCCTGTTCAACGTCCTGTGGATCCGGCAACTCGGTCCCGAGGTCGGTCAGTTCTTCGGCCCGGCGCGCTATTTTATCATCTACACCGTCGCGGGAGCTATCGGCTTCATCCTATCCAATCTCATCTCAGGCTACCCCACCGTAGGCGCTTCAGGGGCTATTTTTGGACTTTTTGCCGCCATCATTGTGTACGGCCGCAAGCAGAAAACGCAGATGATGTCACTCATGACGCGACAGATGTGGCAATGGGCCATCATGCTATTTGTCCTGGGCTTTCTCATGAGCGGCGTCAACAACTGGGCGCATCTGGGCGGTTTTATCGGCGGCTGGATCGCAGCGCAAATCCTCGTTTCAAGTGCAGAATACCGCGAAGGGCGCATCACCATTCTCATAGCCCTGCTCTGTCTCCTCCTCACCGTCCTCGGCTTTGTCCTCTCAATTTTAGAATACTTCCCACTCCTTCTGTCTTGA
- a CDS encoding NAD(P)/FAD-dependent oxidoreductase — protein MGEDITTDAIVLGAGHNGLILQAYLCRAGLNVICLERTDKPGGGLATVEDPRYPGFLHNTHSFFHRAITQMPWFDDLHLKRYGARYIEPELNVALVLRNDDVLKWYTDFERTEDSFARFSKKDAQTLRRWRNAFDPVVRNILSVEAQAPPMPQELRQEILSQTREGKMLLEVSALSPLEFVSREFEHPVIRAGLLFFNGLREVDLRAAGFGHHIPALLASKGKAQVCVGGAAGLARALVAAISDMGGEIWLQTDPGRIVVEDNRVKGVETVDGKYIKAPVVVSSLNPHQTFLDLIDREALPDAWKNRVEKFKYNVLAPLFALHLNLSESPRYRAVEKHPEVADALMVILGLEHADQYGDIVAHHEKGTIPSAVMWGACPTHFDATQAPLGKHTAFMWQKLPFHLYGDSANWDRQRDAVGRDMLDMWSEYAPNLRDCVIDSFVRSPLDVERALPNMRDGDLLVGAFTNGQTGYNRPFPGAGHYRGYFEGLYLCGSCCHPGGNVTGLPGYNAAQVIHSDLGITASWIPEPVDVRLGR, from the coding sequence ATGGGAGAGGATATAACGACTGATGCGATTGTGCTGGGCGCTGGGCACAATGGCCTCATTTTGCAGGCGTATTTGTGTCGCGCAGGACTCAATGTGATTTGCCTAGAGCGAACGGATAAACCCGGAGGCGGGCTGGCGACTGTTGAAGACCCCCGTTATCCGGGTTTTTTGCACAATACGCATTCTTTTTTTCATCGCGCCATCACGCAAATGCCGTGGTTTGACGATTTGCACCTAAAACGGTATGGCGCGCGCTATATTGAGCCCGAACTGAATGTGGCTCTTGTGCTGAGAAATGACGATGTGCTGAAATGGTACACGGATTTTGAACGCACTGAAGATAGTTTTGCGCGGTTTAGTAAGAAGGATGCACAGACACTTCGGCGATGGCGCAATGCGTTTGACCCCGTTGTGAGAAATATTCTGTCTGTAGAGGCACAGGCACCGCCTATGCCACAGGAATTAAGGCAAGAGATTTTGTCGCAGACCCGGGAAGGGAAGATGTTGCTCGAGGTCAGCGCGCTTTCCCCTCTTGAGTTTGTGAGTCGGGAATTTGAACACCCGGTTATTCGAGCCGGGTTGTTGTTTTTCAATGGGCTGCGCGAGGTGGATTTGCGCGCCGCGGGATTTGGACACCATATACCGGCTTTGCTGGCGAGCAAGGGGAAAGCTCAGGTGTGTGTGGGCGGGGCAGCGGGACTGGCGCGCGCGCTTGTTGCCGCTATTTCTGATATGGGTGGGGAGATCTGGTTGCAAACCGACCCCGGGCGCATTGTGGTGGAGGATAATCGCGTTAAAGGTGTTGAGACGGTGGATGGCAAGTATATTAAAGCGCCTGTGGTCGTGTCCAGCCTGAATCCCCATCAGACGTTTCTCGATTTGATTGACCGCGAGGCGTTGCCCGATGCCTGGAAAAACCGGGTCGAGAAATTTAAGTATAATGTGCTGGCTCCGCTGTTCGCACTCCATTTGAATTTGAGTGAATCGCCGCGTTATCGCGCTGTGGAAAAACACCCGGAAGTGGCGGATGCGCTGATGGTTATTCTGGGGCTGGAACACGCGGATCAATATGGAGATATTGTTGCCCACCACGAGAAGGGGACGATTCCGTCGGCTGTGATGTGGGGCGCGTGTCCAACGCATTTTGATGCCACGCAGGCTCCGTTGGGCAAACACACGGCGTTTATGTGGCAGAAGTTGCCATTTCATCTGTATGGCGATTCTGCAAACTGGGATCGGCAGCGGGATGCGGTTGGTCGCGATATGCTGGATATGTGGTCTGAGTACGCGCCCAATTTGAGGGATTGTGTGATCGATTCTTTTGTTCGTAGTCCACTGGATGTCGAGCGCGCATTGCCCAATATGCGGGATGGGGATTTGCTCGTGGGTGCGTTTACAAATGGGCAGACGGGTTATAACCGTCCCTTTCCCGGTGCCGGGCATTATCGGGGATATTTTGAAGGGCTGTACCTTTGCGGGTCGTGCTGTCATCCCGGCGGCAATGTGACTGGTTTGCCGGGGTATAATGCAGCACAGGTTATTCACAGCGATCTGGGTATTACCGCTTCATGGATACCTGAGCCTGTAGATGTACGATTGGGGAGATAG
- a CDS encoding ferredoxin--NADP reductase, whose product MPKDELNAVVTQRLEVTPDLIILRVVPDGWELPAFEAGQFGVIGLPPDAPRTEYSDPVEDYEKPQRGLIRRAYSIASSSVATEYLEFYITLVRSGALTPRLFALEIGDRLWLGPKITGMFTLQDVPPNKNVVMVATGTGLAPYMSMLRTYLKENTERRFVVLHGARHSWDLGYRSELEMMQDLCANFIYIPQISRPANEHVAWSGYTGYVQNLWTDGPLDEVWGGHPTSEDTHVFVCGNPYMCDDVTEILVSEGFKEHKRRDPGQIHIERYW is encoded by the coding sequence TTGCCGAAGGATGAACTCAATGCCGTTGTGACACAACGTCTCGAAGTGACCCCCGATTTGATTATTCTTCGCGTTGTGCCCGACGGATGGGAATTGCCGGCTTTTGAAGCCGGGCAATTTGGCGTGATCGGATTGCCTCCTGATGCACCCCGCACAGAGTATTCAGACCCTGTCGAAGATTACGAGAAGCCGCAGAGAGGTTTGATCCGGCGGGCGTATTCTATTGCATCTTCTTCGGTGGCAACAGAGTACCTCGAGTTTTATATCACCCTGGTGAGGTCGGGGGCGTTGACGCCCAGGTTATTCGCGCTCGAAATTGGCGATCGCCTCTGGTTGGGGCCAAAAATTACGGGTATGTTTACGCTGCAAGATGTTCCGCCAAATAAAAATGTCGTGATGGTGGCGACGGGCACGGGATTGGCACCTTATATGAGTATGCTGCGGACTTATTTGAAAGAAAACACAGAGCGGCGTTTTGTGGTGTTGCACGGGGCGCGACATTCATGGGATTTGGGGTATCGGTCAGAATTGGAGATGATGCAAGATTTATGTGCTAATTTTATTTACATTCCCCAGATTAGTCGTCCGGCAAATGAGCATGTGGCGTGGAGCGGATATACGGGTTATGTGCAGAATTTGTGGACAGATGGTCCGCTCGATGAGGTCTGGGGGGGACATCCCACGTCTGAAGATACGCATGTGTTTGTATGTGGTAATCCCTATATGTGCGATGATGTGACAGAAATTCTGGTTTCGGAGGGTTTTAAGGAGCACAAGCGGAGAGATCCCGGGCAGATACATATAGAACGCTATTGGTGA
- a CDS encoding Ldh family oxidoreductase, whose protein sequence is MPVLDVERLKGACTQVFEGAGLGAEEARQIAHSLVLSNLMGHDSHGVIRLVQYVQALEEGRVHAGQEIAVVREADASAVVDGGWGFGQTVCHQAMALAMEKAKQRSVAIVELFNSGHIGRLGEYVEVAAEAEMIGIVMCNNHGGGLLQHPFGGIDARMSPNPIAVGIPTGDDFPIVVDLTTSVVAEGKIRVKRNLGESLPEGWVIDAEGDPATDPAKFYGPPRGAILPFGGISAHKGYALSVVVDVLSGALGGGGCSREGGLSGGNGVFIMALDIGAFVGRDQFRDEMQSFVQFLKSARLAPGFDEILMPGEMEARMRREKEARGVDIDDETWRQICETGQAVGITLA, encoded by the coding sequence ATGCCTGTTCTGGATGTTGAAAGGCTCAAAGGGGCCTGTACACAGGTGTTTGAAGGCGCAGGTCTGGGCGCAGAAGAAGCGCGCCAGATTGCGCATTCGCTGGTGTTGTCCAATTTGATGGGGCACGATTCCCACGGTGTGATTCGCCTGGTGCAATACGTTCAGGCACTCGAGGAAGGGCGCGTGCACGCCGGGCAAGAGATCGCGGTTGTGCGCGAGGCAGATGCTTCGGCGGTTGTCGATGGTGGTTGGGGGTTTGGACAAACGGTTTGCCATCAGGCTATGGCACTGGCAATGGAGAAGGCAAAACAGCGGTCGGTTGCCATAGTCGAGCTTTTCAATAGCGGGCATATTGGGCGTTTGGGCGAATATGTGGAGGTCGCTGCCGAGGCCGAGATGATTGGTATTGTGATGTGCAACAATCACGGCGGGGGATTGTTGCAGCATCCGTTCGGCGGTATTGACGCGCGCATGTCGCCCAATCCCATTGCTGTGGGTATTCCCACGGGGGACGATTTTCCAATTGTTGTGGATTTGACCACGAGTGTTGTCGCGGAAGGGAAAATCCGGGTGAAGCGTAATTTGGGGGAATCGCTGCCCGAAGGATGGGTTATTGATGCAGAGGGCGATCCGGCGACGGATCCGGCAAAGTTTTATGGTCCGCCCAGAGGGGCTATTTTGCCTTTTGGCGGGATTTCTGCGCATAAGGGCTACGCGCTTTCTGTGGTGGTTGATGTTTTGTCTGGCGCACTCGGTGGCGGTGGTTGCAGTCGCGAAGGTGGACTTTCCGGTGGCAATGGGGTGTTTATTATGGCGCTGGATATTGGGGCTTTTGTCGGACGCGATCAATTTCGCGATGAGATGCAATCATTTGTTCAGTTTTTGAAGAGTGCCCGGCTCGCGCCCGGGTTTGATGAAATTTTGATGCCAGGTGAGATGGAAGCGCGCATGCGGCGGGAGAAAGAAGCCCGTGGTGTAGATATAGATGATGAGACCTGGCGACAGATTTGCGAAACAGGACAGGCAGTTGGTATAACCTTAGCTTAA
- a CDS encoding VOC family protein — protein MKVEHIAFVVDDPDVVAKWYCDNLGMRVVRQGPPPIKMTFVADSEGTTMYELYHQPEVETPDYASMHHLALHFAYATEDIEADFARLKAAGATVVQEPEPTDAGDTLAMLRDPWGVCVQLVHRKEKML, from the coding sequence ATGAAGGTTGAACACATTGCTTTTGTTGTTGATGATCCCGATGTGGTTGCAAAGTGGTATTGCGATAATCTGGGTATGCGCGTTGTGCGCCAGGGGCCACCGCCCATCAAGATGACGTTTGTGGCGGATTCGGAAGGGACGACGATGTACGAGCTTTATCATCAGCCAGAAGTGGAGACGCCGGATTACGCTTCGATGCACCATCTGGCACTGCATTTTGCTTATGCGACTGAGGATATTGAGGCCGATTTTGCGCGTTTGAAAGCCGCGGGCGCAACAGTTGTGCAGGAACCCGAACCCACGGATGCAGGGGATACGCTGGCGATGCTGCGCGATCCCTGGGGCGTTTGCGTACAACTGGTGCATCGCAAAGAGAAGATGCTTTGA